The nucleotide sequence AAAAGATATTGCCTTATTGGGCCTTATTTCAATAGCTGAACTGGTTGCCTGATTCAATCCATAGTCAAATCTTTAACACTTCTCAGATTACCACGCgatcaaaaacaagaaaaacaaaaaataaagtctGTGGGCATTATTTCATTCGCAAACCAactctttttattattagttatcAGTTTAACATATACAGATATATGTGCTATACATCTATGTATTATTGCATCAGCTACACCAAGTTAATAATAATCTGACACCTATgacaattataatttaatttgttcaaatttaattttttacagtatTATAAATGCAATAAGCCAATTGCAATGGAAATGTTTTTCtcttttgttaaaatttgtgccaatataatttgatttatacATTTACAGCACATATGGAAAAATGGCACGCCGACCTTTGGGGTAGTCTTTAAACTCTTTCTTGTAATTGCGGTGCTTGCCCAGAGCCCACACTGCCATTTGAAAAGCTCCAGCAAACGCAAACAGCAAAGCCGGCAAGCATTGAGTCATTAAAGAGAAAGAAACCCAGGAACCAATCTCGTAAGTGTAGTTGGGGCAAGAGACCAAACTGAAAATTACGATTTAAAAGAAAGACCAATTGTTAAATACATGAAAAATAGATAGGTTAGATAGTTAGATATTTTACTTGAATAGCTTTGTGAAGGGGTTATCATCAGGAACCGGAATTCGGCGCACTTTTGTGCCAGGCGGGCGCAAGTTACGTAGAGCAATGTGAATAGAAAAATTGCCCAGTTCGCAAATCTGTAAAGGTAGTTCACTCTATAATGTGACTGGTCATTTAGTATATTCAAAATGTATTTACCGCGAAAGCAGCTAAAGAACCCCAGACTTGAAGACAACAAGGGCTGGTATAAAGTGGATGATTAACGTGATACGAAACATAGGCTGTGAATCCCCAGTAGTAGCTGCAATTTTTAAAGAGATTACGGATGGGCATTGTCGCATGTGAGAAACGATGAACGAAAATAGTCTCTAAAACTCGTTTTACATAATGAACGACATAGCAGCCTGCTGCAATGCTGCAAAAGAAACACGGAATATAAAcattaacatatacatatatacatactgtttgctaaatataaatattaatgcgAAATTCAATGAGCGCTTGTGAAACTTTGACTTGGCGACGCAAAGCGAAGCTAATTTacagcaaaacataaaaaagcaaagGTTAAACTAGGTCGTCGATATTGTTGTTGCAGTCACTGCATTTATGCTTATGTGATATACTTCGCCAAAGCCAATCACCAACGCTTACCAGGGGAAAGTTCATCATTGACAAACTTACTGTGCCGTTAATGAAATCGGTTTATCCGTTGTTTCACCATAGATGAGAGCGGGGCGAGCGTAGAAGATGAGGTATACGAACAGTGGGCCGGCATATTCAGCTAGAAATACAGTCTTCCAACCAATCTGGGGTCCCAAATCTTTTATGTAAATCT is from Anastrepha ludens isolate Willacy chromosome 4, idAnaLude1.1, whole genome shotgun sequence and encodes:
- the LOC128862038 gene encoding very-long-chain enoyl-CoA reductase → MDIEILSTTGSKSFGRCHVPPSTTVGDLRHIIHKQYGSTPAPERQSLRLEPRGKALKETDTLESLNIGKSNKIYIKDLGPQIGWKTVFLAEYAGPLFVYLIFYARPALIYGETTDKPISLTAHIAAGCYVVHYVKRVLETIFVHRFSHATMPIRNLFKNCSYYWGFTAYVSYHVNHPLYTSPCCLQVWGSLAAFAICELGNFSIHIALRNLRPPGTKVRRIPVPDDNPFTKLFNLVSCPNYTYEIGSWVSFSLMTQCLPALLFAFAGAFQMAVWALGKHRNYKKEFKDYPKGRRAIFPYVL